The genome window GCATGTCTGTACCACACGGCCGGTGTGGGCCATTAAACTGGTTTCACTGCATGGGGTTGTGGAGTCGCTATCAAAGCAATGACAGTATTCCTATTTCAACTCACTGTGATGTACGGATCGAAACGGATGAGTGCGTAAGCGGTCCAGCAAACGCCGTTGAAGAAGGAAGCAAGCGAGAGGGAGAGCGGCATGTACTCCACGCTCTTGCTCCGGATCACCATTTTCTGCAACACAAAATAATGCCCATCATCACTTTTGTCTCGAGCCCTAATTGTTGCCATCCGAAAAGGTTCACGGGATGAAAGGTCAGCATGCGTGGCGACACGTATACCGACGCATGAAGACGACGACGAGCGTCTTGTTCCGCTGTGCACCGATGCCGCAATAATTGCCACGGAAACAGTCCAGTTTTTGGCTCCGATCTCCTCCCAGGCCAGTCGTGCCGTGTTAGTTCACCATCACAGTCACATTTAGACCAAGCATCGATGATGGAGCCGACTTACCATGACGGATAAAGGAGCGGCGTACATCATGGTGCCGAAGAAGACGCAGAGGACGCCGACGATCATGGAGCGTCGCTCGTGTGTGTGCGCGAGCGTGAGCACCAGCAGCGCGACGACGCCGACGAAGGCGGTCTCGGCCAGCAGCATCACCAGCACCTTCAACCGTTTGCTGCCGGAGGAGTACACGATGAAGAGGAGGACGTAGGAGAGCTCGATGGCCAAGCCTGACCCGTTGATGGTGATCACCAGCATGCTGTGGGGGTGCACCATGGGCAGGCCGTACACCACCCACATCATGCAGTTGAGCAAGGTGGCGACGTAGGGGATCGGCGAGAACTCCTGCACCGATCCCTTCTTCCATATCTTGACGAAGGTCGGGCTGTCGAAACATGACAAACACAAGATATTAATTTGCTCCCACATGAAGGTGAATTCTTAGTACATCAAATCCACGCTTACACTGGTGACAAAAACAGGCCCAGTGCAATTGCATTCCCTGCCAAAGTAGAGCGAACACATCACTTGCAAAGTGTATACTCACCGATCAACAGACCAAAGAACTAAATACCAAGGATCAACTCGGCATACCTAAGATTCCAACTGCTGTTCGAATGGCATCAGCAGAAACCATGATCACAGAACAAGCAGAACACCAGGACTATGAAACCTACTGAGGAGAAGATATCTCCAGGGAGAGGAGAAGGGGTGCTTAAatagaggagggagggagggagggagggaggcggTGAAGGATAATGGCTGCAACAGATGGAATGTAACACATGGAACGGAAGACCGGAGTTAAGGTGTGGATATGGATACAATGGCACTGTCTTCAAGATGTGGAAAACCCTAGCTAGTGCCAACCGACCCTCCCCCTGTTTCAAACTAGGGTTGCCTGCCCGTATTTGCTGCAAACTATATATTTACCTCATGCGGTTTCCACATCGTCGAGGCCAATGGGTAAGAAGCAAGCATTAATGGCGGTGGCGGATACGGCCAAGGCGAATGGGTAAGAAGCAAGCATTAATGGTGGAGGAGGATAAAAGCCTGAAACCCACCAACTCTTTCTCTGTGTGCGTTACTAGACTTGTCCATTTGTCACGTCTATCACCGGTGCTAACATAACATGGCCGGAATCATGATGTTTTGGCCATCCAACGCATTGCCATCTGTGGCTCCTCGGAGGTCAAATTTCTTCGATAAGTTCGCATGAGTTATGGAAGTGCATACCGTCGTAGAATGATGAGGAAAAGAAGCTGCTGATGTCAACAGCTTGACGCTTGTTTTTGATACGAATGCATCGTTCCTCTGTAGCTGTCACCAATATGATCTtctcataaatatatatttgattaTTATGATAAGAGGTTGATACGAGACCACGTGGACCACAGTCGACACATTACATCAGTGATGTGGCACTGATATGGACGTCAATTCGGAAAAGTTGACCGGACAAAATCGTTACTTTGTAATTGAAGAAGTCTCGACAGTTTCGATCTCCTTACACTGGAAAATGAATCTTTTTTCCACGTCACAATATCTTCGGTTCGGATGCATTTTGACTTGAGCTTCTAGAAAGAGTCTTTTACACTATAAATCGAGTTGACTGGGGTCATTCACGTCAAACGAATGACTTAAATATTCTCTCGTTAGAAACAAATAGCAATTCACCAGTAATATTAAATTCTACGATGAAGGCAGATTATAATTAAAGGCATATATAATATTGATTTGTCTTGAGATTTTGGCCAATATAAGATATCTAATAGTTCTGTGCATGCAAGGAGTTTATATGAATAAACTCATATTACGAGGGGTATCTTTGGAAAAAGACTCCGACGCAGTCTAAGATTAGAAGAGCCTGCGGATAAACGTAACGCCAATCCAAAGACGGTTGTTTTACAGCCGGTTAGGGTTCAGCCGAACCAAATCCGGCAGTGCTGACT of Musa acuminata AAA Group cultivar baxijiao chromosome BXJ1-7, Cavendish_Baxijiao_AAA, whole genome shotgun sequence contains these proteins:
- the LOC135678824 gene encoding bidirectional sugar transporter SWEET4-like isoform X2, translated to MVSADAIRTAVGILGNAIALGLFLSPVPTFVKIWKKGSVQEFSPIPYVATLLNCMMWVVYGLPMVHPHSMLVITINGSGLAIELSYVLLFIVYSSGSKRLKVLVMLLAETAFVGVVALLVLTLAHTHERRSMIVGVLCVFFGTMMYAAPLSVMKMVIRSKSVEYMPLSLSLASFFNGVCWTAYALIRFDPYITIPNGLGVMFAVAQLVLYAMYYKSTQRQVEAKKRKAELGLTEVVVVKGDANKIVSVPINGGSNAENRDM
- the LOC135678824 gene encoding bidirectional sugar transporter SWEET4-like isoform X1 encodes the protein MVSADAIRTAVGILGNAIALGLFLSPVPTFVKIWKKGSVQEFSPIPYVATLLNCMMWVVYGLPMVHPHSMLVITINGSGLAIELSYVLLFIVYSSGSKRLKVLVMLLAETAFVGVVALLVLTLAHTHERRSMIVGVLCVFFGTMMYAAPLSVMIGAKNWTVSVAIIAASVHSGTRRSSSSSCVENGDPEQERGVHAALPLACFLLQRRLLDRLRTHPFRSVHHNSQWSGGDVCSGAAGTVRHVLQVDAEAGGGEEEEGGAGADGGGGGEGRRQQDCERPYQWRQQRGESRHVMIDPRLDDCFSY